In the genome of Lathyrus oleraceus cultivar Zhongwan6 chromosome 4, CAAS_Psat_ZW6_1.0, whole genome shotgun sequence, the window GACCCTTCTCCAAGCAATTGTTCATCATAATCCTTAGCTTTCAAGTACATAACATCTTTatcagggaagtcaaacctgatggattgataatcatcgatcggctggtgagccaaatgatatgcaagaatacttcctttaattgctttttgagtatggtactcaatatcatattcagacaatagCATCTGCCAACGAGCTATCCTTCCAGTAAAAGCAGgattttcaaagatatacttgattggatccattttggatatcaaccaagtggtacGATTGATCATATACTGGCATAAACGTTTAGCAGCCCATGCTAAACCataacaagtcttctcaagcatagaatacaGAGACTCACAATCCataaacttcttactcagatagtataagaagatattccttgatactgtttggcagcccatgctaaagcataacaagtcttctcaagcatagaatacaGAGACTCACAATCCAAGCACATAACTAATGGACTCTTCTAACACATttaaatacataatcaaaggtcttccttccatCGGAAGAGACAGGATAAGAGGTACAAGCAGATACTtcttgatactgtcaaaagcctTCTAGAAATCCTTTGTAcaaacacaaccttgatctttaAGAAGAAGTTTGAAAATTGGCCCATACGTGGCAatcatgtgagatataaatctaGATATATAATTCAGACGCCCGAGGAACCCTCTGGCTTGCTTTCCAGTCTTCGGCGCTGgaatttcttgaatagctctgaCTTTATCAGGATATACTTCAATGTCTTTCtggctgacaatgaaacccaacagttttcctgaacggacaccaaaagtacacttattaggattcaactGGAGCTTAAATTTCCTTAATTGCTGAAACAGCTTCAACAAATAGTCAACATGATTTTCTTCAGTGttcgacttagcaatcatatcatcagcatagacttctatctctttatgcatcaGTCATGGAAAAGATGGCTCTTTGGTACGTTGGacctgcattctttaaaccgaaagacatcactctatagcagaatgttccccaaggtgtaataaatgttgtcttttccatatcttcgggtgccatcttaatctgattacAATCGGAGAAtcatccataaaggagaagacgTTGAACTTAGCCGTATTATCTACTAACATCTCgatgtgtggcagagggaaatcatctttcagataggctttgttcaaatctctgtaatcaacacacatcccAACTTTACCATATTTCTTTGGAACAGGGACAATATTAGCTACCCACAGaggatactcagcagtaacaaggaaccaaacatcaatctgcttttggACTTCCTCTTTAATATTGACATccatatcagggtgagttcttctcaacttctgtttAACCGACATACATTCTGGCTTTAACGACAATCTATGCTTAACAATATAGGTATCAAGACCTagcatatcttgataagaccaagcaaatACATCCATATAATCTCTAAGAAGCTCTACTatcctcttcttaacatctggacaaagcagtgccccaatcttgacttctttcttgttctGTTCAGAACCAAAATTAATCACTTCCAACGACTCTTTATGAGGCTGAATGgtcttctcttcatgctcaagcaaccgagaaatctcattaggaatctcttaatcatcctcttcttccatttcaaacataggaaattcaaagttgggagagggcataaGGTCATTGTTTTCAATGAGTTTAACAATTAATAtgcacaatgattttatgcttgattttggaatatgaacaaataaacgCACATTGTGAtgaagatatatatatatatatatatatatatatatatatatatatatatatatatatatatatatatatatatatatatatatatatatatatatatatatatatatatatatatatatatatatatgaaattctagttaacatactttcgatgtcacacgggatgttatgacatccaattctgcccagacaagaattatgcagaacttaaaaggtaagtgcagtaaataacacaaggaattgtttacccagttcggtgtcacacacacctacgtctgggggctaccaagccagggaggaaatccactattagtagtattaattcagaccttaaaccaactgtttaaccctatcacttaatacctacccaatgcaatttcaatcttactctaagatcagagttcctactcactccccctcaatcacctcagtgattacaacctttaattaagattaaagataATTGTGAAttcacacttcaaacaactcttgattgtgcttaacagctttaatcaagatacacagcactcacgcttaaaagctttgagtgacacaacacttacaactcaatgaacaccctataccaatgcaataATCTAAGTGATAATggcttggctcacaagatacacctaatacaatacacacacaaaaatacagcagtgaagtataatggaccaacaaaatcttcacgcctaaaatccccgagttctgaatgaaggataaccatccttttatattgcagcacttgggccttgtacttgtatttcctgaaattaaggtcaagcaagttaacctaatttccacatattagggtactaacaaatagactatttgttaggttcattaattgtagcttagttgttagtttcctggattttagctcagctgttgacttcctgaagaatagcctgagaaaactgctgaaacagaaaaactaaccaacctacaatttagcatatgctgtcaggaatgaatgtcacaacattcagtttgacgtccataccatagaccatatgctaagtctgtttttcttgaaaacagactgtacaagatgctgtactgtacaggaccactcagtccatacttcagtatcaacttacattaataaatgtcacaatatccaatttgacatttacacaaagagccttatgccatggtctgttgttctcctgaggaacagactgagatacatactgaaatgtagcagaaaaccaatctgcctattgttcagtatatgctgtcaatgatgaatgtcataacatccagtttgaaattcagacagtaggccttatgccaggtctgttatttccttgataaatagactgaaaataaatactgagttataacagaacaccaactgttctattcctcagtatctgctgtcagggatgaatgtcataacatctagtttgacattcagtaagtcctgtattagctaaacctgcagcatactactcaagtatgtcatgacatcagtcaagacatcagattacagctagatattctaacacactatgcagtcaaacaaacatctccacaacatgtcatgacatcaatcaagacattagaatccagctagtgttttaccataaaatgcagccaatcaaacatctacaatatatatatatatatatatatatatatatatatatatatataatatatatatatatatatatatatatatatatatatatattatatatatatatatatatatatatatatatatatatataatatatatatatatatattatatatatatatatatatatattatatatatatatatatatatatatatatatatatatatatatatatatatatatatatatatatatatatatatatatatatatatatatatatatatatatatatatatataatatatatatatatatatatatatatatatatatattatttttgttttttatgttaccattttcCAGAATAAGCAAAATGgaaaaacataatatggataaacgaaataaccttttattaatgataatgaaatttgaaacaaagcccacatagattcactttcaccttgggcatagtgatattattttgaaaataacaaaaagaAAACATATTACTTCGACAAGTGAACAATAGAAGGAACATGAACAACAATCCAATTCTAGTACGTCGATCCATGCATCAAAAAGTCTGGCACTCCTTACTCTTCATCGTCTTCTAAGATCGCAACAACAATCTGATCTTTGGTATGAATAAAACCAACACTATGAAACACTTCTTGAATTTGCTTTAGATCTCTTCGGGTTGCACCAGGTTAAAAACCCAAACCAGCTCTGTTATTGTTTTCAGCAAGCTCAACAATCTGTCCCCACTTCACAGATTGACCATTCTCTACCATAGACTGGGCGTCTTTCAAGGATGACATGGATTTACCCTTCTTCTTAACAATAATATTGTCAACATAAAGAGATTGAAACGACGCTCCTTTATGAAAATAAAGAGAGATGACTCATTAACATGGCCTGCTCGCCACCCACGATCACTAAtttcccattcttcacaaacttcaacttctggtgtagagtTAACGTAACTGCCCCAACCTCATGAATCCACGAACGTCCTAAGAGACAACTGTAGACgggatgaatatccatcacttgaaaagtgatctAAAATAAGCACGGTCCTATCTttattgggagatcaacttccccaatcataGTTTTCTTTGAACCATCGAAGGCTTTTAGAACAACTCCACTAAATCTCATCGGAGCACCTTGGTAAGCAAGTTTAGACAGAGTAGACTTGGGCAAAACATTCAAAGAGGATCCAATATCCACCAACATATTGGATAGGGCATCTTCTTgacaattcatagagatatgtaaggccaaattgtgATTCCTCCCCTGCTCGGGCAGTTCTTCATCActgaagctcaaattgttacatACAATAATATTAGCCACAATGCCATTTAATTGATCAATTATCATGTCATAGTCCATATAGGCTTTCTCAAGgaccttctgcaaagcttctcggtgtgCTTCCGAACTCATTAGTAGGGATAACACATATGTCTTGGACGAAGTATGCAACAACTGATCCACCATATtgaaatcactcttcttaatcaatttCAGTACttcatcttgatcaacattcTGATTTGCAATACTAGATTGTCCGACTTGTACAAACATGAATCTCTCTTGACTTGATTTCTCTATCACTACATCTACAGTCCTCTTAGGAGCTGCAACAGTAAATACccgaccacttcgggtcacaccacttacatcagcgatgTTCACAACAAACGAAAAAGCAAGAATAGGCACTTTCTTACCGTCTTTTTaccatagtagcattatacttgtaaggcacaactttatcagactCGTAAGGAGTTGCACCCGCCAAATGAATAACCAATGGAGAAATAGCAGTCTTCTGGCCATCATACACAACAACAACCGGTTATGGGATATTAAAACAGGGAACTATGATGTTCACCTTATGCTCATCTTCATTTCTGTCCCTTTATACCTGAATAAGATTCTGATCCAATAGCTCTTGCAAGTCTCTTTTAACAATAACACATCCTGAGGGATCTTTGGAACAAACTTGGCAAGaagcatggtcatgctcataataaCTCAATTCACATAAAGTAGCATGCATTTCAACCAAGGATCTTCTGATTAAATTGATATCAAAAACTCGATACTTCCTAGGACATCCTTCGACCATATTTACAGTTGCATTTCCATGCTCGGGCAGTGGATTAACTTGTACATTGGGATTGGAATCTTCAAATGACAAGATACCAATTTGCATTAACCTTCTTACCTCAACTTTCAAGGTGAAACAATTCTCAATATCTTGCCCAGGTGTTCCTTGGTGAAATGCACAATGTTtttcaggtttataccaccacaTAAGCTCTTTTGGAACAACTGGTGGAGTCCTCGTTTGCACCAAATTTTTCTGAATTAAAGTAGGAAACAActctgcataagtcattggaattgggTCAAACTGTACATGCCTTTGGGTATCATTCTGTTGATTCGCGCATTGTTGGGAACACGATTGATAACTCGGTTCTGCTTGAGCCACTGGAGCAACATTGATTATTGGGGTTACAGACACCATGTGCTGATGACATTGACTGTTCCTCGGAAGCCTTCTTCGTCTCTCTTGCGAGATAGAGTTTGCATCGTGTTCCTTCTTCTTAGTTAAACCATTCCCATAATTTCTGGAACCATCAGATGAACTACCTTCTTTCAACCGTCCTTCACGGATACCTTCTTCCTACCTTAAacccatattcaccatttcagtAAAGTCGCTAGGCGTACTTGGAACTATCCGATCGTAATAGAACATACTCAATGTATTCAAAAACAACTTTGCCTTTTATTTTTCCTCTAACAGAGGACTAACCTGTGCAGCAATCTCGCACCATCTCTGCGtgtactccttgaaggtctcttTGTCTTTGCGGGACATAGCACGAAGTTGATCCTTGTTCGGTgccatgtcaacattgtatttgtactggaggacaaaagcctcacctaggtcCTTGAATGTTCGGATTTGAGTATTGTCGAGCCCCATATACCATTTCAGAGCAACTCTAGTTAAATggtcttgaaagtagtggatcaacaatTGATGATTGTCAGTCCGAGTCGAtatcttacgagcatacatcaccaaatgactaAAAGGAAAAGAGTTGCCTTTGTAATTTTTAAAATCTGGAACCTTGAACTTATGCAGAATCTTCACATTAGGGACCAAACACATATCACGAGCAttcttcccaaatagatctttTCCTCTTAAAGATTGAATCTCTTTCTGCATAGCCTGAAATTGATCTTTGAACTCGTCTGTTCTCTCATAGACACCAACAGTCTCACCTTGGTCAGCGTGAAAAATAGGTTCTTCAACATACAGAACAACATGAACCACGAGAGGTGGTACAAACATCACAGGTTGAGTCACTAGAACTTCAGGTTGGCACCCCTCAGGCATAAAGTTGGGAGGCATGCCCCAAGGAAAACCAGAAGGCATGTGGTGTCGCGGAGCACTGATGGGAGCCGCAGAGACGGGCGTAGAGACAATCTCGGAAATCACGGTCCTCCAAAATGGAGTCGGAGGAGTAGGTGGAGGTTGATTTTGAGCATCCGCCAAAGCTTCCATAATAGCAGTAAACCTTTCATATCCATTCTCAAAGTTGTCACCTCTTCACGGagctcacgattctcttgctctaggaGGTCCATCTTTTAAAACTAATTAGCTCGAGTATTGTACCGGTGAGATAGCTTGTCTGAATGAGGATCAAGAAAGAAATAAGACCCTTGGTGGACTTGCTCAAATTAAGAACGAGatgcaatatgatgcatgatatgcaaatgcaaatgttatattgtttattttccaaggaactttaAGACATAAGTTGCAAACATAAGAATAACACATTTCAAtgaaaaaatattattttattaataataaaaaggatTACAATTGGAAATACAATTTCAATGATCATAAGCGGAAATAAACTAGAACTATGGAATCATGTCCGATGATGACCCAACTCCAAGCTGACACCTCTTGTGAAgccttttgatctctctttcGTAGCTGCTCTTCATAGCATCCTTCTCTATCACGAGCTGGTCTATAATGCCTTTCCAAACGCCAGAAGTAGGAAGATGAGTAGATGACAAActgttagaggaaaataaatcctcttggcCTCTAGATCTCTTCATAGCACGTTGCTCGAGTAATTCTATCAAGTCATCCTTTTCCTTTAGCTGCTTATGCAATTCTACTTTctcaaggtgtgaggtgtgaaatttgttttcccaatcatccctctcttgcttcatcctatCCAAATCCTCTTGCAACTCCTCCATGCCTTTAATACTGGGAGATTTGACCATTATTAAAGACATAGGTATTTCATAAGTGTACGACATCTTGAATTCCTTTGCtatcttcttcacccaactagtgtaaggtctagcggtaaattcataaccattgagctattggttaactcaacatcaataaaaccagagtttCCACCGCGCTgttattgtttctaaaggaaaagggaaaactacgaacaaaacccaaagataataagttttcaaaacaaaactaataaaatgtcagagattacaggtaagagggttggttacacagaggaaaggtattaacacctaaagtgtcctaggtactcctagggagtgtaagaccccaattttgaccctaagatcccttatgcaatttcatcataagcattaacattggggtcataccttggcatcctccttacccctatttcattgggtttgttttaggagagatcaccaagaactttgtgattttatcatacttgtattttatcattttactaaccaaaataccaaaaatatgtctttgtatttgcctaactcttttgtaggtagggcatgatctcattgattcatcaagatcacatctagggtttgagaccctcatgaacaaagagcacaaccaagaattgattcaataatggttatgaacattatatatgagtcccaatgttctctacatgttatattgttcaagtttgcttcaagagtttgaggatgatttgccttggaaaccctagtttgactgggtatcttgagtaacttgtccaacaagctatctcaccaattgatcaaatttatcaaggggaacttcaaatttcatcatcttatgcatatatgatctaccatgagccaagaaagtcaagagaattggaaattagaaagttggttgatggtggttggccagatgaattcatctgatcaaaactaggtctccctagacgatatttcctataattttcaccatatgaaaatgattccaagagaaaacttgctataaatgacattataaacaactttcatgttgatacctagagctagtttttcttggaaaatcattttctatgttgaaacatgataggtcattttgtctaaaccctaatttgaaagtcaacttcccaaggccataacttgatcaatttttatgagatgaaatatttacaagttgaaCAATTAAATTCAGTGTGTCTACTTCAGATTTTAAGTTTGGAGTGGGAGCAAATTCAACGcttttgagcatgtgatataaggctacattataggtcacttttgacctatacaattgatcaagtgatttttccaaacttcaaaaatacataactctatcatttcaaatccaaatgacatgaaattggtgaccattttgaaggtctttgatatagatacaacttttaagaaggcacatttctcatttgaagctcccataaaaagttaagcaaggtggaatattgagacatatggcttgacacttagaaaatttttgatatgtcaaatttttccaaacttccacctcaaatttctccaagttccaagctccaaatgaaaaagtgttcaacatcaagcatcaatgcacgcccatgcaccatgctatcattcaaaagagctcaaactcattcattttggacttgaaatgcataggctgcacatggcttaaacaggctgatatcatttggcatggatccaacttcaagcatcaatgcACAGTTTCCTTGCATTCTAAGCTTgcttcaacacatctgatcattcattttggacttcaagctatcattccatgggcctatgcgcgcccatgcaccatgctatcatcatttgccaaatttggaaggttgaaaagagtgtgcaaatatcacatggatttggctataaatacatctacatttgctcagaaatcacacacacattgcgccaactttgaatctccattgaaaatccttcactctcataggataaccctgagaaattcatttgaatttgagcttgaatctctactgttttggaattcaattctccaggagtccattgcttctaaacctttccattcctctcctaCAAGCAATTGAAGtaaagccaagcacaattcagatcaagatctatcaagttcagacctccattgaaggtaattcgcataaattttaaactcttcgattctcttaattttttgctcaattccattgattcttgagttgtctgaagtcctaccaatgtaggcagGAAGATTGAGGTGCTTTGAGGaaaaatcgaagcaactcagatcatgaaccttgttagatgcccaagtttgcttatttgagctatcaaatgtgggcatctttcacccctttttgtcgaaaaagtgttcgaaaccgcccttgcttttgttgatttgcaatactatggaaatgatcttggtacctttaatttatgtgttattgtgcaggaattaggcatgaaagagtagaaaactaaggcacaagaaagatggaaaaggaacctagaaagaaagcaaacattagcaagctcgctaggcgagtgaggtagcgaagtgctcgctaggcgagcacttaacgagatgccagcgaacactcccagacttggacagaACCAAAAAGATCAAGTACTCGttaggcgagcatccagcgagcaagCAACGAAtaattccagtagcaaaaccatcaaaactcactgtggcgagggaagtagctaagtactcgctaggcgagcatccagcgagcaggtagcgaacaattccagtagcaaaatcatcaaaactcgctggagcgaatgagagaagcgagggcttcgcctagcgaaggattgttcgcctagcgaacaaatGCAAACTTTTCTGGGATGTTTCCTCTGGACGCAGGCTATTCTggtggcctattttggggctcgctaggtGAACCATTCTGCTCggctagcgagcatgacagctcagttACCATTACTATAAGTAGcatgggctactttttggaacaacatcttttttcttcatttttcttgggatcatctttttacttgtttttgGCTTAGAGGTGATTTTTGTGCCCTAGAAAACACATTTTCtcatttctcttcttctcttgacaatattttacaaaaagaaggtggattcccatccaatctcgattcttcgactcggatgttgatcaaccttcaaccgaaacttgttgttcaagctaccatgaaaatgagtagctaagcctttcattttgtcaaggttagatgtagatgatcataagctttgtatgtatatgggttgatcttcatttgtaaactctttgatgatgaatgtatggtgaaaaccttgttttattggtaactctttgtgttggtttatgattgaaaggtgttttccaactcttgacctaggttttcatccatccttgttctttagctagagatagtattgaatgagtttgttcactaaaaagttgaacctaaaagttgtcattttgatagattgtgtgagaaatcaacaatggatcaaaatgggaaaaaccacaatgtgtgttagaaataaacacattgggaggattttgtgaatgtgtttatcatctaatcgagtttatgagttttgtttgatcgaacatatgcatgcaaagtgatcgtcgaaccctaactttgacaatctttctcaaatcgtaaaaccaaaacttttaccgcaatttcttactttttatgcaagataccgtaaccgaaaactaaaacccccttgttactataagttaagaacttaacaactgtcgaacggcggcaatatcacataatccctatggagacgataacaaatcccgatactctatccctgtaccaacaaaatggcgccgttgccggtgattgtgaattgatattgcgagcatcgcaatagttgctgaatttttaacttccgaatttttgacttgtgcatgttaatttgtttggtttagtgtgcaactttcgttttatgcgagggcaggttcctgaggaccaacttctttttgatcccgagatcgaaagaactGTAAGGAGTCTGAATAGaagaacgagacgaaggaggcaacaagctaaacaacgacaagaacaaggagaaggATCTTCTACAACACACCCACCACCGTTCACACCTATCATGGAACCACCTCCACCACCGCCCGTTTCCATACCATGTGTCAACAGTCCGAGGAATACagctcagtttgccaaccacacgggaaggcaagccgagatgaagacaGGAAATCTTAACTtgctatatggaagtccattcaccggaatggaccatgaagacccctttgcttttctcaccaaattttacgagatagcattggcagccgaagttgatcaagctcaagagctaccgttgtttaaaagactatttcctcatgctttgcttggcaaagccaaagattggtacttggatcaaacacctgcagtcatgacggattggaacgtgttggaagagaagttcattgaaagatttttctcccacaaccgattcatggaatccaaaacggctaTCTCCGTGTTTTCGTAAGGagccaacgaatcattgaatgaggcatgggagagatttaaatccatgcttcgaaagtgcaaagggcatggttttgacgaattgacgcaaatccacattttcaagaatggccttcaacctaattgcaagactttattggatgctacctcgggtggttctttgttgtctaaaagcgccgaCGAAGCTGCTGATATCATTAACCGTATGGCTttaaatgacctccaaagtcaaagtagaggcaacactttgaagaaaccgggagtgcttgaacttgggacaaatgatgctattcttgcccaaaataaacttctttcacaacaagttgaactcttaactcaacaaataaaagagttgagagagccttcaaaagctaaacaaatagcttgttgtgagctttgcaagggtgatcatgacaccgggttttgtccacctcccgggttcgaagaggtgaattacatggcgaaccaacgagactaccaaccgaggcaacaacaacaacaaccgtatcaacaacatcctcaaaatcaacaacaacactttcaagggaatcaagggttccaaccaaggttatgggggtggtacttctagccgtcaaaatccttaccaacctcaacaaccgtcggttgtgacttcaaagttggaagatacattgacacaatttatgcaattgtcgatggctaatcaaaagagtaacgatgcggcaatcaaaaatct includes:
- the LOC127137324 gene encoding uncharacterized protein LOC127137324, with amino-acid sequence MEALADAQNQPPPTPPTPFWRTVISEIVSTPVSAAPISAPRHHMPSGFPWGMPPNFMPEGCQPEVLVTQPVMFVPPLVVHVVLYVEEPIFHADQGETVGVYERTDEFKDQFQAMQKEIQSLRGKDLFGKNARDMCLVPNVKILHKFKVPDFKNYKGNSFPFSHLVMYARKISTRTDNHQLLIHYFQDHLTRVALKWYMGLDNTQIRTFKDLGEAFVLQYKYNVDMAPNKDQLRAMSRKDKETFKEYTQRWCEIAAQEEGIREGRLKEGSSSDGSRNYGNGLTKKKEHDANSISQERRRRLPRNSQCHQHMVSVTPIINVAPVAQAEPSYQSCSQQCANQQNDTQRHVQFDPIPMTYAELFPTLIQKNLVQTRTPPVVPKELMWWYKPEKHCAFHQGTPGQDIENCFTLKVEVRRLMQIGILSFEDSNPNVQVNPLPEHGNATVNMVEGCPRKYRVFDINLIRRSLVEMHATLCELSYYEHDHASCQVCSKDPSGCVIVKRDLQELLDQNLIQKTAISPLVIHLAGATPYESDKVVPYKYNATMVKRRGVTRSGRVFTVAAPKRTVDVVIEKSSQERFMFVQVGQSSIANQNVDQDEVLKLIKKSDFNMVDQLLHTSSKTYVLSLLMSSEAHREALQKVLEKAYMDYDMIIDQLNGIVANIIVCNNLSFSDEELPEQGRNHNLALHISMNCQEDALSNMLVDIGSSLNVLPKSTLSKLAYQGAPMRFSGVVLKAFDGASFQSLYVDNIIVKKKGKSMSSLKDAQSMVENGQSVKWGQIVELAENNNRAGLGF